Proteins encoded together in one Lathyrus oleraceus cultivar Zhongwan6 chromosome 5, CAAS_Psat_ZW6_1.0, whole genome shotgun sequence window:
- the LOC127083096 gene encoding uncharacterized protein LOC127083096, with protein MDLSRLIVYYLDSLSGDWSKYPNMKKTVDAAIIKFRTKKNYRNRKDITWIRVQCPQQNNSVDCGFFVLRFMRDIIALNRIDIPKMYFEEYKSYSRANLDEMKDELCQFIVDQRII; from the exons atggatctttcgagactaatagtgtattatctcgattctttatcgggtgattggagtaaatatccgaatatgaagaagacggttgacgc ggcaataataaaatttagaacgaaaaagaattaccgcaataggaaggacattacctggatcagagttcag tgtcctcagcaaaataattcggtcgattgcggattttttgtattgagatttatgagagacatcattgcgttgaatcgtatagacatcccaaaaatg tactttgaggaatacaaatcttactcaagagcaaatttggatgaaatgaaggatgaattgtgtcaatt